CAACCTAGCCAATCGGCAACAGCCGATTCCACCTCCGAGTGAACCAATGCAGTACCGCGCCATCGGATTAGTCCGGGGTCGTTACCATGCTAGCAGCGAGCAATTTACTCAAGGTACTTTAGTGACCGCAGATGGCGTAGAACTTAACGCCGTGCTACTCGGTCGAATTATGAGTTTAGTAAAGAATCATTTAGACCTGGAAACAGATCATCTGTGGGTAGTTTATCCACGCACAAGGCAAGAAAATGACGCCTTGCACCTCCAAATTGTGGGCGTTTGGGAGCCAGAAAATCTGGCTAAACAGCCAACAGAGGGAGTTGAGCAAGATTCGGGGTCAGACGAGTCCCAGACACCCGATGATGATTTAACTGACAATCATGCAGAAAGTTTAAGCAACTTAGCACCCTCATCAGAGATTGCAGATGGTGGTTTTTCTGTTCGTGGCGAGGTAGTTTACCAGTCTTTTGACGCTAAGAGTTTAGTGGTCAAAATTAAGCAGGCTGCACGCAAACCAACTGAGAAATCCAAGTATTTTAAGTTGAAATTGCAGGGTGTGCTGACCACAAAAGCAGTGGGTAAGTTCTGGGACTTCCAAGTCAAGCGGGAAGCTGATGTATTGGTAGTAGAACATGCTGAAGCGATCGCTGATTTGCCCAAAAAACGCAGACCACCATTCAAAAGTGGGCCTCGTACTGGAGCGAGAAAACCATTTCCTCCCAGACGCAGTACTGGCGAAACGCCACGTCCAATTAAGAAAACAAGTGCAAGCAGCGAACCCTCTGTGGTGTCAAAACCGATACCTAAAACACCTGCTCCCAAGCCGATAAAACGGCCAAAGCCAACTCAAGAGTAGGGATTGGTAATTGGTAATTGGTAATTGGTAATTGGTAATTGGTAATTGGTAATTGGTAATTGGTAATTGGGAATTGGTAATTGGTAATTGGGAATTGGGAATTGGTAAAACTCTTATCTAGTCCCCAGTCCCCAGTCCCCAGTCCCCAGTCCCCACCCCCCAGTCCCCAGTCCCCAGTACCCAGTACCCAGGATTAAAAATCCGTCCACCTGTCTTGGGGTAGAAACGATCGCTCTATAGGAATCGGAGAAACTGGCTCTGTGAGGGTAAAAGTGCCTGCTTCAATCCACTGTTTTAACTCTATGGCGATTTGTCGAGAATAAAGCATACTGGCAAGGGGAGCAACCCGCACTGTTTTACCCTCAATGGTGATACGCCCAGATTTCAGTTGGGCGTAACTCACCAACCCAAAGGTGGGACGGACGCGCCGAGGAATAGAAAAGTCTACTATTGGCGCTACCAAATCTTTGTCTTGAACTGCACAGCGTTCAATTACTTCTTGATTTAATACCGGTAATGGCACACCTACGCCTAACATCAAGGAAGGCCCATAACTTTTAAAGTAACAACCCCGCACCCAACGAGCATCCATTTGTTTGGCATCACCAATTAAAGCTAAAGTCGCAGCTGGGCCAATGGGTGTACGATTAGCTAAGCGCTTTTGTAAAGGGAAGTGCTGAGTACCTTCCCAAGCAACATAACCAATACCACCGCCCAAGAAAATCCTTGTACCAATGCCAATCAGTTGCAAATCGGGGTCATTGAGTAGGGGAGAAACAGCACCGGGATTAGAGTAAACTGCATTTGCTAAACGCGGTTGTAATGGGCCCAGATAAGTAAAAAGTGGGCGATCGCCTCCATTTACCCCCACAATAAAATTTTGATAGAGATTGCGCGGATTAAATAAATAAAACTGATTTATCGTGTCGGAAGTAACTGTTGTTTCAAAAGTTGCCCGTGGATAACAGTCTGTTACTTGTCCTTGGGCCTTTATATGTATGGGTTTGCCTGCTATCAAATCTTCTATCACATGACCACCGCCGCGTTCCCGGACTTCTTCTCCATCCATTGTGTCCACGGCACAACTAGCACCCAAATATAAATCTACAGCTCCAAAACCAGCGTATGCCGGAACACCATCTATCCAGCATCGGCGAATTTTGATTGGGGGATCAGTGTGTCCAAGATTAATAATTGCACCACTTGATTCCATCGGCTCGAAAGTGCCAGTAGTAATCACATCAACTTCTTTGGCAACTTTGGTGACACCAACTTCTGCAACTCGTGCTTTTAATTCTTCAATCGTTAGCACTGCCGCACGTTGACGGTTAATTTTTTCGTTAATTTCTGCAATTGTTCGCATTTTAAATGTAGCGGACTATGGCTTTGTTTAAATTTTTTGGTTACTTTTTTTGCCTAGAAATTTTTAATTTCTTTATCATTCAGACTGTAGTAAGCAGTTTATCGTGACGTACCTACACTTCCTGAGTACAGGTAAGTGTAGGCTTCTCAAAGACTCCTCATTGAGGACATATTTTGAGCTTTCAAACCGTGCGCCCCACGGTTCTTTATGTTTACCGCCGCGTTCAAATCTCTGCACAAACTTGCATGACAACTAGGACAATTGTGCATTCTTTGAGATAGCGGCTTTCTGACTTGGTGACCGCAGCCAGAACATTCTTGACTAGTGCCGTTTGGGTTTACAGCTATTAGTTTCAAACCAGCGTTTTCGGCTTTGCTTGAAAGTATGGTTACAAACTGTCCCCAACCGGCATCGTTTATACTTTTAGCCAATCTTGTTTTAGCAAGTTCCTTGATATTCAACTTCTCAACAACTACAACATCATATTCACTTAGAATCTTTTTAGCTGTTTTGAAATGGAAATCTTTGCGAGTATCAGCTACTTTCTTGTGCTGAATACCCAACTTTTTGATAGCTTTTTCGCGTCGGTTAGAGCCTTTCTTTCTACGACAAACCCGGCGCTGTGCTGATTTTAGCTGACGTTCAGCTTTTCGCAGAAACTTGGGTGCAGCTATTCTTTCATTGTCTGACGTAACAATAAAATCAATCAAGCCAACATCAATACCAACAATATTATTAGCATCAAAGTTTGGCTGAATCGTCGGAACTGTTTGATCTTCAAGACTTAGAGTGACATAATAACCGTTTGATTTTTTAGTAACAGACACGGTTTTGATGTCAAACCCTTGAGGTATTTGACGATGAACAATAACTTGAACCGTACCAATCTTTGAAAGAGTAATTTTGTTGTTCACAAAATGTTCTTTCTTGAACTGGGGATAAGTGAAAGTCTTGTACTGCCCTAATCCTTTGAATCTAGGTCTACCCGATTTTTTGCCATTAGCGTCACCTTTTAACCACCTATCAAAAGCTCTTTCAACCTTCTTAGGCACTTCTTGTAATACCTGAGAATGAATACCTTTATACCAAGGTCTATTTTTTTTGAGTTGGGTTAATGTTGCTTGTTGGCTAAAACGGTTTGGCTTGTCTTTCAATTCTGGAATATGGCAAACAACAAGTGAGCATCTATCAATAGAACAACGGTTTTGCTCATACCAATCAAACCTTTGAGCAAGCTGATAGTTGTATTGGCAACGCAACATATCTAATGTGTTGTCAATTATTTTTATTTGTTCCTTAGTAGGCTTTAAGCGGTATTGGTAGGATGTTTTCACTTGTTCGACTAACTCAGTGTTAGTTCTTTAGTATACACTGGAATTAGGGGATATTCCAGAAAAATGAAAAATTATTTTGTTTCCAAAGGTCGATCCGTTAGCGATCTAAAAGTTCACCTAGTCTTAGTAACCAAATATCGACGTAAAGCTTTCACAGCACAGATGCTAACCAGGCTGAATACTATAGTTGAGGAATTGTTAGAAAAGTGGGATTGTAAGTTGATTGAGTTCAACGGAGAACAAGACCATGTACATATGCTTTTTCAATACTATCCAGACGTTGAACTTAGCAAGTTGGTCAATAATTTGAAGTCAGTATCATCCAGGAAATTACGCCAAGAATTCCCAGAACACTTAGAACAGTTTTACTGGAAAGATGTATTTTGGAGTGGTTCGTATTTTGTTGCCAGTTGTGGAGGAGTTACAGTTTCGACTCTTAGAAAATATATTGAAGCTCAAGAAATGCCAGAAAAAAAGGCTTGAAAATTGTTCGTTTCCTCCATGTTTTCTTTCCTCCCTATCGCATTGGTCAGAAAACTGTCGTCAACTCACTCGCATTCATCCCACGCTCCTAAAAGTGAGACGTGGGACTTCTGCTGATAAAGTTAAATTATCTGGCTTTGCTTAACTAATTCAGTAATTAAAAACTTAACCCTTTTTCTACAAAGCTATCCCCTAGTCATATCTTTCTTCACATTTTTGTCAGGCAGGCTCTGAGCAGGTGACAGAAGTAAACAATTATAGCGTAGTTGACAAAAGCAACAGTAAATGCTGTGTGAGTAGGCTTAAGGTGGTGCGTCCAGCAGAGGCGATCGCTAGCTACAATCATGGATAGATTCATTCTGGGTGTGCAAACTTTCACCACACCCAGCTTTCAATATCCTTAGTCAACTATTTTAGTGTTCTTGAGAAGTAGTCAGCGGTTTTAGTGATTTGAATTTTGATAAAACGCTATGCACAAGTAAACACTAAAGAGATAGGCTCCCGCGAGGATGCAAATAGTTAAGATAAAATCAAAATCGCTCATAACATTATAAAGTGTTTGTTGATTGTGTGTAATTAATTTTGCAGAGCAAGTCAGAATTCAAAAGTTATATCAGCTTTTGAAAAACACTTATAATTAAAGCTGATACTTAAACGCACTGATACGAAGAACTGCCCAATCTGTTGTGATAGGGTGAAGTCGAAGAAGGGCGTGTGGAGTTTTTAATTACAAGTAATTAGCAATTGATATCAAAAGCCAACGCAACTCAAAAAAGCAAACAGCAAAAATATAAATACCTCTTCAGAAACACTTGTC
Above is a window of Nostoc sp. UHCC 0702 DNA encoding:
- the tnpA gene encoding IS200/IS605 family transposase, coding for MKNYFVSKGRSVSDLKVHLVLVTKYRRKAFTAQMLTRLNTIVEELLEKWDCKLIEFNGEQDHVHMLFQYYPDVELSKLVNNLKSVSSRKLRQEFPEHLEQFYWKDVFWSGSYFVASCGGVTVSTLRKYIEAQEMPEKKA
- a CDS encoding homocysteine biosynthesis protein is translated as MRTIAEINEKINRQRAAVLTIEELKARVAEVGVTKVAKEVDVITTGTFEPMESSGAIINLGHTDPPIKIRRCWIDGVPAYAGFGAVDLYLGASCAVDTMDGEEVRERGGGHVIEDLIAGKPIHIKAQGQVTDCYPRATFETTVTSDTINQFYLFNPRNLYQNFIVGVNGGDRPLFTYLGPLQPRLANAVYSNPGAVSPLLNDPDLQLIGIGTRIFLGGGIGYVAWEGTQHFPLQKRLANRTPIGPAATLALIGDAKQMDARWVRGCYFKSYGPSLMLGVGVPLPVLNQEVIERCAVQDKDLVAPIVDFSIPRRVRPTFGLVSYAQLKSGRITIEGKTVRVAPLASMLYSRQIAIELKQWIEAGTFTLTEPVSPIPIERSFLPQDRWTDF
- a CDS encoding transposase, which encodes MKTSYQYRLKPTKEQIKIIDNTLDMLRCQYNYQLAQRFDWYEQNRCSIDRCSLVVCHIPELKDKPNRFSQQATLTQLKKNRPWYKGIHSQVLQEVPKKVERAFDRWLKGDANGKKSGRPRFKGLGQYKTFTYPQFKKEHFVNNKITLSKIGTVQVIVHRQIPQGFDIKTVSVTKKSNGYYVTLSLEDQTVPTIQPNFDANNIVGIDVGLIDFIVTSDNERIAAPKFLRKAERQLKSAQRRVCRRKKGSNRREKAIKKLGIQHKKVADTRKDFHFKTAKKILSEYDVVVVEKLNIKELAKTRLAKSINDAGWGQFVTILSSKAENAGLKLIAVNPNGTSQECSGCGHQVRKPLSQRMHNCPSCHASLCRDLNAAVNIKNRGAHGLKAQNMSSMRSL